From Miscanthus floridulus cultivar M001 chromosome 15, ASM1932011v1, whole genome shotgun sequence, the proteins below share one genomic window:
- the LOC136509107 gene encoding probable aquaporin PIP2-7 isoform X1, translating to MSETDVAIKMEAEAAAKAPYRDAPPALLLDTSELKKWCLYRALIAEFMATLIFLYVSIATVIGYKNQSMAEACTGVGFLGVAWSFGATIFILVYCTSGISGGHINPAVTFGLFVGRKLSLVRTLLYIVAQCLGAICGVGIVKGIMKHPYNSLGGGANEVSTGYTIGGALAAEIVGTFILVYTVFSATDPKHTACDCPFVPVRAPRLLDFHACSCYKCNVLIRGRACVQVLLPLPIGFAVFVVHLATIPITGTGINPARSLGAAVLYNQHAAWKDHWIFWVGPLIGATVAALYHKLVLRGEAARSR from the exons ATGTCGGAGACGGACGTGGCCATCAAGATGGAGGCAGAGGCCGCCGCGAAGGCGCCGTACAGGGATGCGCCGCCGGCCCTGCTGCTGGACACGAGCGAGCTGAAGAAGTGGTGCCTGTACCGTGCGCTCATCGCCGAGTTCATGGCCACCCTCATCTTCCTCTACGTGAGCATCGCGACCGTCATCGGGTACAAGAACCAGTCCATGGCCGAAGCGTGCACCGGTgtcggcttcctcggcgtcgcCTGGTCCTTCGGCGCCACCATCTTCATCCTCGTCTACTGCACCAGCGGCATCTCAG GTGGGCACATCAACCCGGCCGTGACGTTCGGGCTGTTCGTGGGGCGGAAGCTGTCGCTGGTGCGCACCCTGCTGTACATCGTGGCGCAGTGCCTGGGCGCCATCTGCGGCGTGGGCATCGTGAAGGGGATCATGAAGCACCCCTACAACTCCCTCGGTGGCGGCGCCAACGAGGTGTCCACCGGCTACACCATCGGGGGAGCCCTCGCCGCCGAGATCGTCGGCACGTTCATCCTCGTGTACACCGTCTTCTCCGCCACCGACCCCAAGCACACGGCGTGCGACTGCCCCTTCGTCCCCGTACGAGCGCCTCGGCTCCTGGACTTCCACGCCTGCTCCTGCTACAAGTGCAATGTGCTAATCCGTGGCCGTGCGTGCGTGCAGGTGCTTCTGCCGCTGCCGATTGGGTTCGCGGTGTTCGTGGTTCACCTGGCGACCATTCCAATCACCGGCACGGGCATCAACCCGGCCAGGAGCCTCGGCGCCGCCGTCCTCTACAACCAGCACGCAGCATGGAAAGACCAT TGGATCTTCTGGGTTGGGCCGCTGATCGGGGCGACGGTGGCGGCGTTGTACCACAAGCTCGTGCTGCGCGGGGAGGCCGCGCGAAGCCGTTGA
- the LOC136509107 gene encoding probable aquaporin PIP2-7 isoform X2: protein MSETDVAIKMEAEAAAKAPYRDAPPALLLDTSELKKWCLYRALIAEFMATLIFLYVSIATVIGYKNQSMAEACTGVGFLGVAWSFGATIFILVYCTSGISGGHINPAVTFGLFVGRKLSLVRTLLYIVAQCLGAICGVGIVKGIMKHPYNSLGGGANEVSTGYTIGGALAAEIVGTFILVYTVFSATDPKHTACDCPFVPVLLPLPIGFAVFVVHLATIPITGTGINPARSLGAAVLYNQHAAWKDHWIFWVGPLIGATVAALYHKLVLRGEAARSR, encoded by the exons ATGTCGGAGACGGACGTGGCCATCAAGATGGAGGCAGAGGCCGCCGCGAAGGCGCCGTACAGGGATGCGCCGCCGGCCCTGCTGCTGGACACGAGCGAGCTGAAGAAGTGGTGCCTGTACCGTGCGCTCATCGCCGAGTTCATGGCCACCCTCATCTTCCTCTACGTGAGCATCGCGACCGTCATCGGGTACAAGAACCAGTCCATGGCCGAAGCGTGCACCGGTgtcggcttcctcggcgtcgcCTGGTCCTTCGGCGCCACCATCTTCATCCTCGTCTACTGCACCAGCGGCATCTCAG GTGGGCACATCAACCCGGCCGTGACGTTCGGGCTGTTCGTGGGGCGGAAGCTGTCGCTGGTGCGCACCCTGCTGTACATCGTGGCGCAGTGCCTGGGCGCCATCTGCGGCGTGGGCATCGTGAAGGGGATCATGAAGCACCCCTACAACTCCCTCGGTGGCGGCGCCAACGAGGTGTCCACCGGCTACACCATCGGGGGAGCCCTCGCCGCCGAGATCGTCGGCACGTTCATCCTCGTGTACACCGTCTTCTCCGCCACCGACCCCAAGCACACGGCGTGCGACTGCCCCTTCGTCCCC GTGCTTCTGCCGCTGCCGATTGGGTTCGCGGTGTTCGTGGTTCACCTGGCGACCATTCCAATCACCGGCACGGGCATCAACCCGGCCAGGAGCCTCGGCGCCGCCGTCCTCTACAACCAGCACGCAGCATGGAAAGACCAT TGGATCTTCTGGGTTGGGCCGCTGATCGGGGCGACGGTGGCGGCGTTGTACCACAAGCTCGTGCTGCGCGGGGAGGCCGCGCGAAGCCGTTGA